The Rhopalosiphum maidis isolate BTI-1 chromosome 1, ASM367621v3, whole genome shotgun sequence genome has a segment encoding these proteins:
- the LOC113548821 gene encoding WD repeat-containing protein 26 yields the protein MLQPTNGCLQHNGSVDQPSSSSTVNGSANGDGQEQSNSCNIKGRSSQEIVRLIGQHLKLIGLNQTAEVLMQESGCRLEHPAATQFRHHVMDGEWHKVSADLNELQALVGNSCQYFSDMKFLICEQKYLEYLEDGKVLDALHVLRNELTPLQHNIDKVHILSSYMMCSGRDELMKRANWEGKGHKSRTLLMDMIQQFLPPHIMLPPKRLHMLLTQAVELQRKQCLLHNTTLDDPIETVSLLTDHKCSLEQIPYETVQILTEHCDEVWFCRFSPNGKKLATGSKDASIIIYDVDPETLTVEQSITLDGHSYGVSYLSWSPDGELLMACGPEDCPDLWVWNVSTGVLRLKLSHSSDDSLTACSWHKDGQKFVCGGIRGQFYQCDLEGSVLDSWEGVRVNCLWCRSDGKTVLAADTRHRIRSYNFDELSDQNLIQEEHPIMSFTVNKTDRLALLNVVTQGVHLWDLQDKCLVRKFQGVTQGHFSIHSCFGGVDHDFIASGSEDNKVYLWHIKNELPITTLTGHTRAVTCVSWNPVYHQMLASVSDDCTVRIWGPAAKYRKQKSNKSDINSDSGSPSKHM from the exons ATGTTGCAGCCAACCAATGGGTGTTTGCAACACAATGGATCGGTGGATCAGCCATCATCCAGTTCCACCGTTAATGGATCAGCCAATGGAGATGGTCAGGAACAAAGTAATAGCTGTAACATTAAGGGCAGGTCAAGCCAGGAGATCGTTCGTCTAATAGGCCAACATTTAAAGCTTATTGGGCTTAA tcaaACTGCAGAAGTGTTAATGCAAGAATCTGGATGTCGTTTGGAACATCCTGCTGCCACTCAATTTCGCCATCATGTAATGGATGGTGAATGGCACAAG gtTAGTGCAGATCTGAACGAACTTCAAGCTTTAGTAGGGAATTCATGCCAATATTTTTCA gatatgaaatttttaatatgtgaaCAAAAGTATTTGGAATATTTAGAGGATGGTAAAGTTTTGGACGCATTACATGTGTTGCGTAATGAGTTGACACCTTTGCAACACAATATTGACAAAGTTCATATTCTCAGCAG ctATATGATGTGTAGTGGACGAGATGAGTTAATGAAACGAGCGAATTGGGAGGGAAAAGGACATAAATCTAGAACTCTACTAATGGATATGATTCAACAATTTTTACCCCCACATATTATGCTACCCCCcaaaag GTTACATATGTTATTGACTCAGGCAGTAGAACTGCAGAGAAAGCAATGTTTACTCCATAATACAACGTTAGATGATCCCATTGAAACTGTTTCCTTACTTACTGACCATAAGTGTTCATT AGAACAAATTCCATATGAAACCGTCCAAATACTAACTGAACATTGTGATGAAGTATGGTTTTGTCGGTTTTCAcctaatggaaaaaaattagcTACTGGCTCAAAAGATgcatccattataatatatgatgttgatcca gAAACATTAACTGTAGAACAATCAATCACTTTAGATGGCCATTCATATGGAGTTAGCTACCTTTCATGGTCTCCAGATGGCGAACTTCTCATGGCTTGTGGGCCAGAAGACTGTCCCGACTTATGGGTGTGGAATGTTAGTACTGGTGTTTTGAGGTTAAAACTCTCACATTCATCAGACGATTCATTAACTGCCTGTTCTTGGCACAAAGATGGCCAAAAATTTGTATGTGGGGGAATCCGAGGACAATTTTATcaatgt gaTTTAGAAGGTTCTGTATTAGATTCTTGGGAAGGTGTTCGTGTAAATTGTCTTTGGTGTCGATCTGATGGAAAAACTGTGTTGGCAGCAGACACACGTCATCGAATTCGCTCATACAATTTTGATGAGCTAAGTGATCAAAATTT AATACAAGAAGAACATCCTATAATGTCATTCACAGTTAATAAAACTGATCGTCTTGCACTTCTAAATGTTGTAACACAAGGTGTTCATTTATGGGATCTCCAAGATAAGTGTTTAGTAAGAAAATTTCAAGGAGTTACACAGGGCCATTTTTCAATACATAGTTGTTTTGGTGGTGTTGATCATGATTTTATTGCTAGTGGAAGTGAAG aTAACAAAGTATATTTGTGGCACATTAAGAATGAATTACCAATAACAACATTAACCGGTCATACAAGAGCAGTTACATGTGTTAGTTGGAACCCTGTTTATCATCAAATGCTTGCATCTGTTTCGGATGATTGTACTGTTCGTATTTGGGGTCCTGCTGCTAAATACCGTAAACAAAAATCTAACAAAAGTG ATATAAACAGCGATTCTGGGTCACCTTCCAaacatatgtaa
- the LOC113548210 gene encoding uncharacterized protein PFB0765w-like, with the protein MQFNNTFSNMHQKNFSFQNQDNGKNISLFDENLKRVYKDLIKVNEYYSSKNYHPIENNSQVMKREQSNKSPHETTDESLIFYDELYKIKMNEIEVNRKMNVRNVLNKKVDTWKQTKKNVSKIPTTNIDEDSKRSFREGLIIDKNYNNKLLDSNNDQFQTRLLEDQNKFNKMKFNLTLNSASSLLCDIKKLLNDSFNMTPQLLTSHKDNYRLLEISLNNLKTKSSNINEQDILTINQLQQNIQLLNEKLLEFQVKDVSFRTYGHKNENNDNISTENILKSNENCHNNQIFEKNFLETKNNCETTKNEIQNFSFKKNENSVVKSDEFFTFKFNSNKNINDTNISDFSFRINKDSKPETILKNCSYNFEDEYKQFLENHLTIQEYLKKIENMYSSFLYDDNLKSLRQELIKSINTPVNSISSISSWHMKDKFEKLDALLKCKTVKTGNSTVTANSHPEALIFCKDTLAKKIINIGEQVVSVKTETGFEVASIVTELWNIHPDFGILLYARFKQKCPCLIPYNAVKTNEETDEEFYKSLCYNYTNGVVEKQDKYVKRMTGIVRLFAAIIITESKSGKALGIGQAWMLIAATVNLVPQLDITAILLHEILIITGYELKQAYGRQFIKMLEYINTNYMKKIDEVTPIGCGGPVQRLKTFISKVIQVGYIEKPKGIIPYNFW; encoded by the coding sequence atgcagtttaataatacattttcaaatatgcaTCAAAagaatttttcatttcaaaatcaagataacggaaaaaatatttctctaTTTGATGAAAACTTGAAAAGAGTTTATAAAGacttaataaaagttaatgaatattactcttctaaaaattatcatccaattgaaaataattctcaAGTCATGAAACGTGAACAATCAAATAAATCACCCCATGAAACGACTGATGAATCTTTAATCTTCTATGAtgagttatataaaattaaaatgaatgaaatcgaagtaaatagaaaaatgaatgtacgaaatgtattgaataaaaaagttgATACATGGaaacagacaaaaaaaaatgtttctaaaatACCAACAACTAATATTGATGAAGATTCTAAGCGTTCTTTTCGTGAGGGACttattattgacaaaaattataacaataaactgCTGGACAGTAATAATGATCAATTTCAAACTAGATTACTCGaagatcaaaataaatttaataaaatgaaatttaaccTGACTTTAAATAGTGCATCAAGTTTATTAtgtgacataaaaaaattgttaaatgatAGTTTTAATATGACACCTCAATTACTTACTAGTCATAAAGACAATTATAGGCTTTTAGAAatctctttaaataatttaaaaaccaagtcttcaaatattaatgaacaaGATATCTTGACTATCAATCAActtcaacaaaatattcaattattaaatgaaaagttATTAGAATTTCAAGTTAAAGATGTTTCATTTAGAACTTATGgtcataaaaatgaaaataatgataatatatcaactgaaaatatacttaaaagcaACGAAAATTGTCATAACAACCAGATATTCGAAAAAAACTTtcttgaaacaaaaaataattgtgaaacaactaaaaatgaaatacaaaatttttcatttaagaaGAATGAAAATTCTGTTGTCAAGTCTGATGAATTcttcacttttaaatttaacagtaataaaaatattaatgatactaATATCTCAGATTTTTCCTTTAGAATCAATAAAGATTCTAAACCCGaaactattttgaaaaattgttcttataattttgaggatgaatacaaacaatttttagaaaatcatcTAACTATTCaggaatatttgaaaaaaattgaaaatatgtattcttCTTTTCTTTATGATGATAACCTAAAATCTTTGAGacaagaattaataaaatcaattaatacacCAGTTAATAGTATATCTTCAATTTCTTCTTGGCATATGAAAGATAAATTTGAGAAACTTGATGCATTATTGAAGTGTAAAACAGTGAAAACTGGTAATTCTACTGTAACAGCAAATAGTCACCCAGAAGCattgatattttgtaaagATACATtggctaaaaaaataataaatattggagAGCAAGTGGTTAGTGTAAAAACAGAAACTGGTTTTGAAGTTGCTTCAATTGTTACAGAACTTTGGAATATTCATCCAGATTTTGGTATTTTGTTATATGCaagatttaaacaaaaatgtccTTGTCTTATCCCATACAATGctgtaaaaacaaatgaagAAACTGATGAAGAATTTTATAAGTCATTAtgttataactatacaaatgGAGTTGTTGAAAAACAGGATAAGTATGTAAAAAGAATGACTGGTATTGTAAGATTATTTGCAGCAATCATAATAACTGAATCCAAAAGTGGTAAAGCTTTAGGTATTGGACAAGCCTGGATGTTGATTGCAGCAACTGTTAATTTAGTTCCCCAATTAGATATTACAGCCATTTTATTACatgaaatactaataattactgGTTATGAACTTAAACAAGCTTATGGAAGGCAATTTATCAAAATGCTGGAATACATAAATaccaattatatgaaaaagatTGATGAAGTTACACCAATTGGTTGTGGAGGTCCAGTACAaagattaaaaacatttatcagTAAAGTTATTCAAGTAGGTTACATTGAAAAACCTAAAGGTATAATAccttataatttttggtaa
- the LOC113560895 gene encoding Golgi resident protein GCP60 isoform X2, translating to MCNNTKEEDIVEKWGLPLKELYTLALKFFKEKEGKAIHFTYDDKLKLVAYTRQVSHGKLDESKLPPLGVFDVIGRDRRLAWQALGDMSTENSMINFVKLVNKECILFKHTVEAYKADLIEQKRITDENMKKEQEELEKQLALMELKQKDEEERCRQENTKQLIQEALNKQTYSQFLTYAQNQFPNNPDEQAVLVRQLQEQHYHQYMQQLQQNYEPGKELEITTNSVTVPEDKIIEHESICNEQCENGHCLSGECSVQTLFPASMWTRKDIDEFKANLLREGGEAVIKVNHGETVTVRVPTAEGGNCVFWEFATDGHDIGFGVYFEWVKPSSSQVSVHVSESEDDDCDDLEDDDDDLLHELEQNGVTIKDIKKSNQMNRPPLSIIIPVYRRDCHKEVYAGSHVYPGEGVYLLKFDNSYSLWRSKTLYYRIYYSQ from the exons atgTGTAATAATACCAAAGAAGAAGACATTGTTGAAAAATGGGGTTTGCCATTGAaagaattatatacattggCGCTTAAGTTTTTCAAGG aaaaagaaGGTAAagctatacattttacttatgacgataaattaaaacttgttGCATATACACGTCAAGTTAGTCATGGAAAGTTAGACGAATCAAAATTACCACCTTTAGGTGTATTTGATGTTATTGGAAGAGACCGGAG aTTAGCATGGCAAGCACTTGGTGACATGTCAACAGAAAACTcaatgattaattttgttaaattggtGAATAaagaatgtattttattcaaacataCTGTTGAAGCATATAAAGCTGATTTGATTGAACAGAAACGGATTAC tgatgaaaatatgaaaaaagaaCAAGAAGAGCTAGAAAAACAACTTGCATTAAtggaattaaaacaaaaagatGAAGAAGAAAGGTGTAGACAAGAAAATaccaa acaacTTATTCAAGAAGCTTTAAATAAGCAGACCTATAGCCAGTTTTTAACTTATGCTCAAAATCAATTTCCAAATAATCCAGATGaa CAAGCTGTACTTGTAAGACAATTACAAGAACAACATTATCATCAATACATGCAACAGTTACAACAAAACTATGAACCCGGTAAAGAATTAGAAATAACAACTAATTCTGTAACTGTTCCTGAAGATAAGATTATTGAACACGAGAGTATCTGTAATGAACAATGTGAAAATGGACACTGTCTTTCTGgagaat gcTCTGTTCAAACATTGTTTCCTGCTTCAATGTGGACAAGAAAAGATATTGATGAATTTAAAGCTAATTTACTACGAGAAGGTGGAGAAGctgttattaaagtaaatcacGGAGAAACAGTTACG GTGAGAGTTCCTACAGCTGAAGGTGGAAACTGCGTATTTTGGGAGTTTGCAACTGATGGTCATGACATAGGTTTTGGTGTTTACTTTGAATGGGTTAAACCTAGTTCTAGTCAAGTTTCAGTGCATGTATCTGAGAGTGAAGATGATGATTGTGACGACTTGGAAGACGATGATGACG atTTACTTCATGAATTAGAACAAAATGGTGTTACAATtaaagacataaaaaaaagtaatcagATGAATCGACCgccattatcaataataataccagtATACCGAAGAGATTGTCACAAGGAAGTATATGCTGGAAGTCATGTATATCCTGGGGAAGgagtttatttacttaaatttgatAACTCCTATAGTTTATGGAGGtcaaaaacattgtattatagaatatactaCTCTcaataa
- the LOC113548570 gene encoding hydroxysteroid dehydrogenase-like protein 2, which produces MLNTGKLEGRTLFITGGSRGIGKAIALKAAKDGANIVIAAKTTEPHPKLPGTIYTTAKEIEEAGGKCLPCVVDVRNESQIIDAVNKAVDLFGGIDIVINNASAISLTGTLDTDMKRYDLMHNINTRGTFLVSKICLPHLKQSKHGHILNISPPLNMNPNWFKDHVAYTMAKYGMSMCVLGMAAEFQKYNIAVNALWPRTVIHTAAVEMLSGIDKAKSYSRKPDIMADAAYSIITKPFDRYNGQFLIDDEVLEQEGIKDFNQYLSDPANNGNLMMDFFLEEYPHDGFNEGKEVAKRQAQQKL; this is translated from the exons AAAATTGGAAGGacgtacattatttattactggAGGAAGTCGCGGTATTGGTAAGGCAATTGCTTTGAAAGCAGCCAAGGATGGCGCCAACATTGTTATTGCAGCTAAGACTACTGAACCACATCCTAAACTCCCAGGAACCATATACACTACTGCGAaagaaa ttgaagAAGCAGGTGGAAAATGTTTACCTTGTGTTGTTGACGTGAGAAATGAAAGTCAAATAATTGATGCTGTCAATAAAGCTGTTGATTTATTTGGAGGTATAGATATAGTCATAAACAATGCTAGTGCAATATCATTAACTGGAACATTAGATACCGACATGAAGAGATATGACTTAATGCATAACATTAATACAAGAGGAACATTtcttgt atcaaaaatatgtttgccTCATTTAAAACAAAGCAAGCAcggtcatattttaaatattagtccTCCGTTGAACATGAATCCTAATTGGTTTAAGGACCACGTTGCATACACAATGGCCAAGTATGGAATGTCAATGTGTGTATTAGGAATGGCTGCAGAATTTCAGAAATATAACATTGCCGTAAATGCTTTATGGCCTAGAACtg taATTCATACAGCAGCTGTGGAGATGTTATCAGGCATAGATAAAGCAAAATCATATTCGCGAAAACCTGATATAATGGCTGATGCAGCTTATTCGATCATTACTAAGCCATTTGATCGTTATAACggtcaatttttaattgacgACGAAGTATTAGAACAAGAAggaataaaagattttaatcAGTATTTAAGTGATCCCG caaacAATGGTAATCTTATGATGGATTTTTTTCTGGAAGAATATCCTCATGATGGTTTTAATGAAGGTAAAGAAGTGGCTAAAAGACAAGCtcaacaaaaattgtaa
- the LOC113560895 gene encoding Golgi resident protein GCP60 isoform X1 — translation MCNNTKEEDIVEKWGLPLKELYTLALKFFKEKEGKAIHFTYDDKLKLVAYTRQVSHGKLDESKLPPLGVFDVIGRDRRLAWQALGDMSTENSMINFVKLVNKECILFKHTVEAYKADLIEQKRITDENMKKEQEELEKQLALMELKQKDEEERCRQENTKQLIQEALNKQTYSQFLTYAQNQFPNNPDEQAVLVRQLQEQHYHQYMQQLQQNYEPGKELEITTNSVTVPEDKIIEHESICNEQCENGHCLSGECSVQTLFPASMWTRKDIDEFKANLLREGGEAVIKVNHGETVTVRVPTAEGGNCVFWEFATDGHDIGFGVYFEWVKPSSSQVSVHVSESEDDDCDDLEDDDDGNISQDLLHELEQNGVTIKDIKKSNQMNRPPLSIIIPVYRRDCHKEVYAGSHVYPGEGVYLLKFDNSYSLWRSKTLYYRIYYSQ, via the exons atgTGTAATAATACCAAAGAAGAAGACATTGTTGAAAAATGGGGTTTGCCATTGAaagaattatatacattggCGCTTAAGTTTTTCAAGG aaaaagaaGGTAAagctatacattttacttatgacgataaattaaaacttgttGCATATACACGTCAAGTTAGTCATGGAAAGTTAGACGAATCAAAATTACCACCTTTAGGTGTATTTGATGTTATTGGAAGAGACCGGAG aTTAGCATGGCAAGCACTTGGTGACATGTCAACAGAAAACTcaatgattaattttgttaaattggtGAATAaagaatgtattttattcaaacataCTGTTGAAGCATATAAAGCTGATTTGATTGAACAGAAACGGATTAC tgatgaaaatatgaaaaaagaaCAAGAAGAGCTAGAAAAACAACTTGCATTAAtggaattaaaacaaaaagatGAAGAAGAAAGGTGTAGACAAGAAAATaccaa acaacTTATTCAAGAAGCTTTAAATAAGCAGACCTATAGCCAGTTTTTAACTTATGCTCAAAATCAATTTCCAAATAATCCAGATGaa CAAGCTGTACTTGTAAGACAATTACAAGAACAACATTATCATCAATACATGCAACAGTTACAACAAAACTATGAACCCGGTAAAGAATTAGAAATAACAACTAATTCTGTAACTGTTCCTGAAGATAAGATTATTGAACACGAGAGTATCTGTAATGAACAATGTGAAAATGGACACTGTCTTTCTGgagaat gcTCTGTTCAAACATTGTTTCCTGCTTCAATGTGGACAAGAAAAGATATTGATGAATTTAAAGCTAATTTACTACGAGAAGGTGGAGAAGctgttattaaagtaaatcacGGAGAAACAGTTACG GTGAGAGTTCCTACAGCTGAAGGTGGAAACTGCGTATTTTGGGAGTTTGCAACTGATGGTCATGACATAGGTTTTGGTGTTTACTTTGAATGGGTTAAACCTAGTTCTAGTCAAGTTTCAGTGCATGTATCTGAGAGTGAAGATGATGATTGTGACGACTTGGAAGACGATGATGACGGTAATATCAGTCaag atTTACTTCATGAATTAGAACAAAATGGTGTTACAATtaaagacataaaaaaaagtaatcagATGAATCGACCgccattatcaataataataccagtATACCGAAGAGATTGTCACAAGGAAGTATATGCTGGAAGTCATGTATATCCTGGGGAAGgagtttatttacttaaatttgatAACTCCTATAGTTTATGGAGGtcaaaaacattgtattatagaatatactaCTCTcaataa